The sequence GCTTTTGGCCTCGCCGCTGGCCTTCGAGAGCATCGCCGGAACCGTCTGCGCGGTCGGGTACCCGGCGTTGATCGAGAGGTTTCTGGCCGCAGCCGCGGCGGACGAGACGTCCGCGCGGTACTCGTCGACGTCCAGTTCGAGTTCGTCGGACTCGAAGAGCACGCCGTCGGCGTAGACGGCGCGCAGGTCGAGACCGACCTCCTTGGGCTCGATGCCGAGTTCGGTGAGGACGTTGGCGACGTCGGCCGACACCGTTTCGCCCTCTTCGGCGACGACGCTGTCTTCGAGGACCTTGATGGATCCCTCGTCGATGCGTGCGTTGGCGCCAATACTCTGGAGTTCGCCGACGAACGGACCCGGGTCCATCCCGGTATCGCCTTCCGGGATGACGATGTCGTTCGGGGCGACCTCTCCGGCGTTGATGGGTGCGGGCGTCTTCGACTCCTCGAGGTGCTTGTACAGCGCGAACGGGTTGTCGTTCGTCCCCACGAGGCCGACGTGGCCGGTGAGGTACTCGTTGAGGGATTCCAGTCCCTCGTCCACCCGATCGAGTGCACGGCCGAGCAACGTGTTGCGACTCATGCGCAGGGTCGCTTCGCCGTGGAGTTCCGTGCGCATCTGCTGGAGTTGCCGGCTCGGAATCCCCTCGATGTCGACGACGCCGAGACTCTCGAAGTCCTGGATGAGTTCGACGATGTCGTCGACTTCGGACTTCTTCCACTCCGGAACGACGTCTGTTGTGCGTTCGGCGGACATCTAGGCCACCTCGACGGCTGGCCCCATCGTGGTCTTCACGTAGATGCTGTCCACGTTGAGTGGGCCTTTCTCGAGATCACCGTGCAGACGTCGGATGATGACGTCGATGTTGTCCGCGATGTCCTCGGCGGACATGTCCTCGGCGCCGACGCGCGTGTGGAACGTTCGCCGGTCACCGCTGCGGACCTGCACGGTGTTCTTCATGCGGTTGACTGTCTCGACAACGTCGTCGTCGGGCTGGAGCGGGGTCGGCATCTTGCCGCGTGGACCGAGGACGGTCCCGAGGTAACGACCGATGTCCTGCATCATGGACGCCTCCGCGACGAAGAAGTTCGTCGCGTCGGCAAGGTCCTTCGCAGCATCGGAATCGTCCCCGAGGTCCTCGAGGTCATCCCCGTCGAGGACGTCGTCGGCGACGTCCTCGGCACGGACCGCGGTCTCGCCTTCGGCGAACACCACGATCGTCGTCTCCTGACCGGTACCCGACGGCAGTACGACGCTCTCGTCGATTCGATTCGACGGGTCGTTGAGGTCAATGTCGCGCAGATTAATAGCGAGGTCCACCGTTTCGCGGAAATTCCGCTCAGGGGCATCCTCTAGGGCGCGAGTTACGGCCTCTTCGATATCAGTATCTGCCATTTTTCACCTCCGTAGTCTACGACCCAGATGGGTCGGATCTCCTACGGGTCAGTGAAACAGGCTACGCCTGTCTCGTCTCAGGAAAGGCCGATGTCGACCTTAAACCCGTCGAAAGAAATGTTACACGGAACGACACACGCGACCGGTTCAGGCTTCGGCTTCCGCAGCGAACGTGTCGTCGTACTCGCCATCGTCGACCTTCTGCTTGAACTCCCGAGCGTCTTCGCCCTCGATGGTGACGCCCAGAGAGGCACACGTGCCGACGACCTCTTTCGCGGCGTTCTTCAGATCGTACGCCAGCAGGTCGGGCAGTTTCTGTTCGGCGATCTTCTTCACTTGCTCGACCGAGAGGTCGGCGACGAAGTCCTTCTGGGGTTCGCCACTACCGGTCTCGAAGCCAGCTTCGTCTTTGACGAGTGCCGCCGTCGGCGGCACCCCGACCTCGATATCGAACGATCCATCTTCCTCGTACGTGACGGTCACGGGCACTTCGGTCCCGTCGAACGCGGCGGTCTGGTCGTTGATCTCCTGAACGACCGCCTGTACGTCTACGGGGGTCGGACCGAGTTCGGGTCCGAGCGGCGGGCCCGGATTTGCCTTCCCGCCGGGTACGAGGACTTCAATCGTCTCAGCCATATCCACAGCAACTGGATACGCGGTTTTAACCCTTGTCTTTTCCCGGGAAGATGGAGCGGCGGCGGGAGCGGTGCGATCAGGGGACGTTGATTCCCTGTCGACAGAGGAAGTCACTGACCTCGCGGATGACGACCGGACTGCCGACGATCTTGACCGATTGCCCCCGTTCGAAGACACTCACGACGAACTCGTCTTCGACCTCGTCTCGGACGTCCGCCAGCACGTCTCGGGGGAGGACGATTTGCGTACTGTCCCGAAGACTGCGGGCGTCGACCATCACTGTCAATTCCTTGACTGGGCCGCATTAACGTGTCGGAATCGCCTGACCGGATGCGAATGGGACACCCTTTTTGGCACCACCGACATACCGGACAGTCAATGGGACTCGAGGAGGAGATAGAGGCGCTCGAAACGGAGATCACCGAGACGCCCTACAACAAGTCCACGGAGGCCCACATCGGCCGTCTCAAGGCCAAACTGGCCGAGAAGAAAGAAGCCCTCGAGCGCCAGCAATCGGGGAGCGGTGGTGGCGGCGGGTACGCCGTCGAACAGACCGGCGACGCCACCGTCGCCCTGGTCGGATTCCCGAGCGTGGGGAAGTCCACGCTCATCAACGCACTCACGAACGCCGACAGCGAGGTGGGCGCCTACGAGTTCACCACCCTCGACGTGAACCCCGGGATGCTCCAGTACCGCGGGGCGGACATCCAGCTCCTCGACGTCCCCGGGCTCATCGAAGGCGCCGCCTCCGGGAAGGGCGGGGGACGAGAGGTCCTCTCGGTCGTGCGGACCGCCGACCTCGTCGTCTTCATGCTCTCGGCGTTCGAGATCGAACAGTACGACCGCCTTGCCGAGGAATTGTACGCGAACAAGATCCGCCTCGACACCGAACCCCCGAGCATCCGAGTGACCAAGAAGGGCAAAGACGGCCTCGACGTCAACGCTTCGGGTGATCTCTCCCTCGACGAGGAGACCATCACGGACGTCGCCCGCGAACACGGTTACGTCAACGCCAACATCACGATCCGCGGCGACCCCGATATCGACGAACTCATCGACGGCATCCAGGACAACCGAGTCTATCTCCCCTCGCTCGTCACGGTCAACAAGGTCGACCTCATCGACCCGAGTTACGCCGACCAGATGAAAGCGTCCCTGCGCGAGCACGGCATCGATCCCGACGACGCCGTGTTCATCAGCGCCGAGAAAGAACGGGGCCTCGAAACCCTCAAAGACCGCCTCTGGGATGAACTGGGGCTCATCCGCATCTACATGGACAAACCAGGCCGAGGGGTCGACCGGGAGGAACCACTCGTCATCAGGGAGGGCGAGACTGTCGACGACGCCCTCCACAAACTGGGTGGCACACTCGACGAACGCTTCCGGTTCGCGCGTGTTACCGGCCCGAGTGCGAAACACGACGACCAGCAGGTCGGCCGGGACCACGTCCTCGAGGATGAGGACGTCCTTCGCGTCGTCGCACGACGGTGACCACCTCCGGCCGCCGGGGCGACCCGTTACTCCGACAGTACCTCGGCCGGCGCCCCGGCGAGTTCCCTGAGCGCGTCCGCCTCGATGTGATGGAGATCACCGGGGATCACGAGGAGATGGAGTGGCTCACCGAAGTCGAACTCCGCCAGCGTCTCGAGACGATCCGCGCCAACGAACGGGTCGGGGCTGCCCGCTCTCGCGACCACGACCCCCAGTGGTGTTCCGTCCCAGTGTTCTGAAAGCAACTTTGCACCAGTCCCCGCACGCATATACTCGCCCGCTTCGGCTTTGATATCGAGATAGACGAGTGTGTGCAGTCCCCGATCTCGGTTATCCTCGATGGTGTCGACGACACTCTCTGGAACACCATCACCCCCGTGGGCCCACGGGAACGGAAGCGTCGTCGCCTTCCCGAATCGATAGTTCTGGAGGCCCGTCAGACTACTCGCCGCCGTCTCCGCCGTCGGTGCGTGGATCACCCGCGTCTCGATATCCCGCTCGTGCGCGCGCAGGCGCAGATCCACGTGCGTGGTCGAGATCATGGTGTCACCCGCAGCGACAAAGACGGCGTCCCCCCGCTGGGCAGCGTCGAGGATTGGGGCTGGTTCCTGTTCGACGCCCGCGCGGTCGCGGACGGTTATCGAGACGTCGTGGTAGGACGCCAGGTCCTCGACGGAGGTGCCGATGAGCCGACTCGTGTAGAACTCGGCGAACACGTCGTCTGCTGATCGAAGGGCCTGTTGGCCCTCGACCGTGATGGAGTGTTCGTCGTAGAGTCCCAGACCGATGAACGTGAGCATGGCACCGTTCCGTGTGGAGGAGGCCTATGCGTTTCGACGCAACGTCGCCATCGAAGCGTCAATGGTAAGCCATCCGGCAGTCGATGCGTTCTCATGACGGTGCCGTGCGTCCGCGTCCGGAGAGAAGACGGCGAGGCAACCCGCCAGCGCCTCGAAGCCGAGGGGTTGCTCTCGGAGACGCACGACATCGCCGTCGACGGCGAATGGCTCTACGTCCCGGTCGCCACCACGGACGAGGTGCCGACCGACCTCGCGGTCGTAGCGCACGATGCCCCGGTGCGCGAAACGCAGACGATGCCCCGGGACATCCTTGGCTTCGAACCGACGTACGAGCGACTCGGCGACGTGATCATCCTCGATGAAGACGACCCGGAACGAGCACGGGCCATCGCCGACGCGGTCATGGAATCGGATATCCGCGCGGCGACCGTCGTCAACAAATTATCGAAGATCAAGGGCAAAGAGCGGGTCCGCGACTGGTCGGTCCTCGCCGGTGACGGGACGGAGACCGTCCATCGCGAGTACGGCGCCGAGTTCCTGCTGGACATCGCCACGGTGTACTTCTCGCCCCGACTCGCCACCGAACGCCATCGCGTCGTCGAGCAGGTCGAGCCAGCGGAGAACGCCTTCGACATGTTCGCCGGTGTCGGTCCCTACGCGATTCCGATGGCCATGCAGGGTGCCGACGTCGTCGCCACGGACATCAACGAGGCTGCCATCGAGTATCTCCGCGAGAACGCACGACGGAACGGCGTCGAAGACCGCGTCGAAGCCGTCGCGGGCGACGTTCGCGAAGCGATACCGGACTACGCCGACTGGGCGGACCGGCTAGTGATGAACCTCCCGCACAGCGCCGACGCGTTCGTCGACACGGCCGTCGCCCTCGCCAGTACCGATGCGGTAATCCACTTTTACGACATCCAACACGAAGACGACCCGTACTCGCCCGGCGAGGCGGCCATCCGTGAGGCAGCAGAACCGGAATACGAAGTTACCGTCGAGACCCGCCACGAGGTTCGAACGTACGCCCCCCACGAGGTCAACGTCGTGCTCGACGTTCGCCTGACGCGACGCTGAGTCGGAAGTCTTATTTCCGTAATACGGGTACAGGAGAGTGCAGGGAGACGCCTGCCGGAGTAGCTCAGACTGGCCAGAGCGATTCCTTCGTAAGGAATATGTCGGGGGTTCGAATCCCCCCTCCGGCTTCTCTGATATGTTCAAAGCCCCATAGCCGATAGAACCGCTCTAACCCTTCTCTTTAAATGTAGATGGCTGATTTTGCTGTGTAAGAAATGTGGTAGGTCGGCATTTCGCGGATTTTCGCGAGATCGAGCCTGCCGAATTGTTGTAGTTTCCTCAAGGTGTGCAGAGGGTGTGCAGGGGTGGGGTGGACACCCCCGACCAACATACAGCCGCTTAATCGGCCGATATCGGCAGATAAAATGTAGGGCAGCCAAGGTGTGTGGGGTGTGCAGGGGTGGATCCGACTCCATGCGTGGGGCGCGTAAGCGCGCACTCCCTCGCGCACCCCACGCCTGCGTAAGATATCGAACCACCCTTACACACCCTGCACACCTTAGAAAACTTAGATATAATCCGGCGTATATGGGCATCTCAGCCGCTCTAAGCAGGGTGGGGGTGTGCACGAATCTCTGCACACCCCTTGCACAGCAACGCCTTACTGCGGTTTTCGATTTTTAGAAAAAACCACCGCTATCGTGTAATACCGCTAAGGGTAGACTTCGATGGGAGTTAGAACCGCTGCTGGCCGCTCGTGCTGTCGTCGTCGTAGTTGTGACGCGGCATGTCCGCGCCCATCTCCTCGACGCCGGCTGCGTTCACACGAATCCCCTTGTAGACCTGAGGTGTGTCTTTGTCGCCGTCGACGCGGCGGGATCGGCCATCGGATATGCCCGGTTCGCTCTTTAACGTCTTGGTGAACGTCGATTGTGGTACGTCGTCGGGTTTGCCCAGGTAGTCGCCGTAGGCGTTGAACAGGTCGAAAAGGTCCGCCTTGTGGACGACGTCGTCCTGGTTGCCGGTTACCTCTATCAGGTTGTGTTTGAAGCGATCGACGAGGTTACCCCAGGCGTCGGCGATATCCCGCTTCCCGTCTGCGGACCGTTCGTCGGAGAACTGGCCGTTCTCAAGCAGGCGGTCGAGACCGTCGAGCATCCAGTTAAGGATAGCCGGCCCTTCGGCGAGTAGATCGTTCGAGAGATCAGGGTCCTGCTTACTCTCCGGCACCGTATCGGGAAACTTGACGAATAGCAGCCGGTTGAAGAACGGTTCACCCGCCTGCTCGACGCTCGG is a genomic window of Halanaeroarchaeum sp. HSR-CO containing:
- a CDS encoding 50S ribosomal protein L10 — encoded protein: MSAERTTDVVPEWKKSEVDDIVELIQDFESLGVVDIEGIPSRQLQQMRTELHGEATLRMSRNTLLGRALDRVDEGLESLNEYLTGHVGLVGTNDNPFALYKHLEESKTPAPINAGEVAPNDIVIPEGDTGMDPGPFVGELQSIGANARIDEGSIKVLEDSVVAEEGETVSADVANVLTELGIEPKEVGLDLRAVYADGVLFESDELELDVDEYRADVSSAAAAARNLSINAGYPTAQTVPAMLSKASGEAKSLGLQAAIESPELVDDLVSTADAQVRALAANIDDEEALPEELQDVDEPAAQSGAAPEESADEDTETEPAEDDEDDEDDDDDESAAGEGLGNMFG
- a CDS encoding 50S ribosomal protein L1; translated protein: MADTDIEEAVTRALEDAPERNFRETVDLAINLRDIDLNDPSNRIDESVVLPSGTGQETTIVVFAEGETAVRAEDVADDVLDGDDLEDLGDDSDAAKDLADATNFFVAEASMMQDIGRYLGTVLGPRGKMPTPLQPDDDVVETVNRMKNTVQVRSGDRRTFHTRVGAEDMSAEDIADNIDVIIRRLHGDLEKGPLNVDSIYVKTTMGPAVEVA
- a CDS encoding 50S ribosomal protein L11, whose amino-acid sequence is MAETIEVLVPGGKANPGPPLGPELGPTPVDVQAVVQEINDQTAAFDGTEVPVTVTYEEDGSFDIEVGVPPTAALVKDEAGFETGSGEPQKDFVADLSVEQVKKIAEQKLPDLLAYDLKNAAKEVVGTCASLGVTIEGEDAREFKQKVDDGEYDDTFAAEAEA
- a CDS encoding GTP-binding protein is translated as MGLEEEIEALETEITETPYNKSTEAHIGRLKAKLAEKKEALERQQSGSGGGGGYAVEQTGDATVALVGFPSVGKSTLINALTNADSEVGAYEFTTLDVNPGMLQYRGADIQLLDVPGLIEGAASGKGGGREVLSVVRTADLVVFMLSAFEIEQYDRLAEELYANKIRLDTEPPSIRVTKKGKDGLDVNASGDLSLDEETITDVAREHGYVNANITIRGDPDIDELIDGIQDNRVYLPSLVTVNKVDLIDPSYADQMKASLREHGIDPDDAVFISAEKERGLETLKDRLWDELGLIRIYMDKPGRGVDREEPLVIREGETVDDALHKLGGTLDERFRFARVTGPSAKHDDQQVGRDHVLEDEDVLRVVARR
- the dph5 gene encoding diphthine synthase — its product is MLTFIGLGLYDEHSITVEGQQALRSADDVFAEFYTSRLIGTSVEDLASYHDVSITVRDRAGVEQEPAPILDAAQRGDAVFVAAGDTMISTTHVDLRLRAHERDIETRVIHAPTAETAASSLTGLQNYRFGKATTLPFPWAHGGDGVPESVVDTIEDNRDRGLHTLVYLDIKAEAGEYMRAGTGAKLLSEHWDGTPLGVVVARAGSPDPFVGADRLETLAEFDFGEPLHLLVIPGDLHHIEADALRELAGAPAEVLSE
- a CDS encoding class I SAM-dependent methyltransferase family protein, which produces MTVPCVRVRREDGEATRQRLEAEGLLSETHDIAVDGEWLYVPVATTDEVPTDLAVVAHDAPVRETQTMPRDILGFEPTYERLGDVIILDEDDPERARAIADAVMESDIRAATVVNKLSKIKGKERVRDWSVLAGDGTETVHREYGAEFLLDIATVYFSPRLATERHRVVEQVEPAENAFDMFAGVGPYAIPMAMQGADVVATDINEAAIEYLRENARRNGVEDRVEAVAGDVREAIPDYADWADRLVMNLPHSADAFVDTAVALASTDAVIHFYDIQHEDDPYSPGEAAIREAAEPEYEVTVETRHEVRTYAPHEVNVVLDVRLTRR